A stretch of the Pedobacter sp. MC2016-14 genome encodes the following:
- a CDS encoding cation-translocating P-type ATPase yields the protein MKKNNYNLKGLSTAEVTESRKNNGSNIIVYKNENATLRLISALLKEPMVILLLAASSIYLISGKTGDGLFLLGAVLLISTISLYQSARSKNALKKLKLLTNPKCKVIRNGNTGQISTAEIVVGDYIIAEEGILIPADGIIFQANDFSVNEAVLTGESLPVFKDETSKNNFVYTGTTVTSGLAIARVTSIGIKTKLGEIGRSIDTIPEEKTQLEKQMNNFVKSMVYVGLAFFIVVWGINYYRSQNFPDSLIKALTLAISILPEEIPVAFTTFMALGAWRLMKTGIIFKQMKTVETLGSATVICTDKTGTLTENNMTLAKLYVPSLNRITSAKSPLFDKKEKELINLAMWASEPIPFDPMEVALHEAYANIAVKDERPFYQMAHEYPLSGMPPMMTHIFKNESGNYIAAAKGAPEALLNASTLKKSERQKIEKMIEQIASDGYRLLGVGQSNITDDKFPEHQQELSFTFIGLVAFYDPPKENITAVLQDFYAAGIEVKIVTGDNAATTMAIANQIGFKSNQQLDGEAVMKLSDTELKGRCMEVNLFTRMFPEAKLKLINALKANHQVVAMTGDGINDGPALKAAHIGIAMGKKGTEIAKNAASLILIADDLSKMTDAIAAGRKIYGNLKKAIRYIISIHIPIILTVFIPLILGWIYPNIFSPVHVIFLELIMGPTCSIIYENEPMEENSMLQKPRPLSTTFFNWKELSVSIVQGLMITAGMIFIYRYAVGHGFNEYTTRSMVFTSLISANVFLTLVNRSFYYSILSTLRYQNNLILWIISITITLTGLLLYAKPITIFFEFESLHFSNLMISVFTGFLSVIWFELLKFYLHLKNKTK from the coding sequence ATGAAAAAGAACAATTACAATTTAAAAGGACTGTCAACGGCTGAAGTTACTGAATCCAGAAAAAACAACGGCAGTAACATTATCGTTTACAAAAATGAAAATGCGACTTTAAGATTGATCAGTGCTTTACTAAAGGAGCCAATGGTCATCTTATTACTTGCAGCCTCCAGCATTTATTTAATTAGTGGAAAAACCGGCGATGGATTATTTTTACTCGGTGCTGTTTTGTTAATATCCACAATCTCTTTATATCAAAGTGCAAGGAGCAAAAATGCCCTAAAAAAGCTGAAATTGCTTACCAATCCTAAATGTAAGGTGATAAGGAATGGAAATACCGGGCAGATAAGCACAGCAGAAATTGTGGTTGGGGACTATATAATTGCTGAAGAAGGTATCCTTATCCCTGCAGATGGCATCATTTTTCAGGCCAATGATTTCTCTGTTAATGAAGCTGTCCTAACCGGCGAATCTTTGCCTGTTTTTAAAGATGAAACCTCGAAGAATAATTTTGTATACACAGGTACAACAGTAACCAGCGGACTTGCCATAGCAAGGGTAACGAGCATTGGAATTAAAACCAAACTAGGAGAGATAGGTAGAAGCATAGATACAATTCCAGAGGAAAAAACACAGCTGGAAAAACAGATGAATAACTTTGTTAAAAGCATGGTTTACGTAGGCCTGGCATTTTTTATAGTTGTATGGGGCATCAATTACTACCGTTCTCAAAACTTTCCTGACAGTTTAATCAAAGCACTAACATTGGCCATAAGTATCTTACCAGAAGAGATCCCTGTAGCCTTCACCACCTTTATGGCCTTGGGTGCATGGCGTTTAATGAAAACTGGCATTATATTTAAACAGATGAAAACCGTAGAAACTTTAGGCAGCGCTACAGTGATCTGTACAGACAAAACAGGAACCCTTACAGAAAATAATATGACCCTGGCAAAGCTGTATGTCCCTTCTTTGAATAGGATTACGTCGGCAAAGAGCCCATTATTTGATAAAAAAGAAAAAGAACTTATAAATTTAGCCATGTGGGCAAGTGAGCCCATTCCATTTGATCCGATGGAGGTCGCTTTACATGAGGCTTACGCAAATATAGCAGTAAAGGATGAACGGCCTTTTTATCAAATGGCCCATGAATACCCACTGTCGGGAATGCCACCCATGATGACACACATTTTCAAAAATGAATCGGGTAATTATATTGCAGCCGCTAAAGGTGCTCCAGAAGCCTTACTCAATGCATCAACATTAAAAAAATCAGAGCGGCAAAAGATTGAAAAAATGATCGAACAGATTGCTTCGGATGGCTATAGGTTATTGGGCGTGGGCCAGTCCAACATCACTGATGATAAATTTCCAGAACACCAACAAGAACTCAGTTTTACCTTTATAGGGCTCGTTGCTTTTTACGATCCGCCAAAGGAAAACATTACCGCTGTGCTTCAGGACTTCTATGCGGCAGGAATCGAGGTGAAGATTGTAACTGGGGATAATGCTGCTACTACTATGGCCATAGCCAATCAAATAGGATTTAAGAGCAATCAGCAACTGGACGGTGAAGCAGTGATGAAACTAAGTGATACCGAACTGAAAGGACGCTGTATGGAAGTAAACCTGTTCACCAGAATGTTTCCAGAGGCAAAATTAAAACTCATTAATGCCTTAAAAGCAAACCATCAAGTTGTAGCCATGACTGGCGATGGCATAAATGACGGACCTGCCCTAAAAGCGGCCCACATCGGTATTGCTATGGGCAAAAAAGGTACTGAAATCGCAAAAAATGCTGCCTCCTTAATTTTGATCGCTGACGATCTGTCCAAAATGACAGATGCCATCGCCGCAGGCAGAAAGATTTACGGCAATCTTAAAAAGGCCATCAGATATATCATATCTATCCATATCCCAATTATCCTAACCGTGTTTATTCCGCTAATTTTGGGATGGATTTATCCCAATATATTTTCACCGGTACATGTCATTTTCTTAGAGTTGATTATGGGCCCAACCTGCTCTATAATTTATGAAAATGAACCCATGGAAGAAAATAGCATGCTGCAAAAACCACGGCCTTTAAGCACTACATTTTTCAATTGGAAAGAACTTTCCGTAAGCATTGTCCAGGGGCTAATGATCACTGCTGGAATGATTTTTATATACAGGTATGCCGTAGGTCATGGGTTTAATGAATATACCACTCGAAGTATGGTATTTACGTCACTAATCTCAGCAAATGTGTTTTTGACACTCGTAAACCGATCATTTTATTATTCTATACTCTCCACCCTACGCTATCAAAACAACCTTATTTTATGGATCATTTCCATCACAATCACCCTTACCGGACTATTACTCTACGCAAAACCCATTACTATTTTTTTTGAATTTGAATCTTTGCATTTCTCCAATCTGATGATTAGTGTTTTTACAGGCTTTTTATCAGTTATTTGGTTTGAGCTTTTAAAATTCTATCTCCATCTAAAAAATAAAACAAAATGA
- a CDS encoding L,D-transpeptidase family protein codes for MKTPVSPIQKIIWFQKSCYVILGLVTLSFFSFVSSTRNLNLQHTPVKTQDTGQNIQIKDYISKKALGILHYPMSVKRFYAQRTYQSIWIGRDKEIKKTWEAMLMLDCVLQFGLSHDDYHPKVLIYDKLHQIIDQPDRISEGKKIEFEVLLTDAVITLMNHLHYGKLNALYTNTVVDAGNIQSFKAENTLAHALEDKDFIATVLGVQPTSTQYILLQRYMTLIKGQYLDDCYEVPEAEVRKIAINMERLRWANISGKNYIQINIPAYTLTYHHGDSSYVFKTVVGRPGNPTPTIQSVITYFKTAPDWSVPKRIFIKELLPKAIKDKSYLENNHFSIYNLNGNYVSPNLAQLIKIKNDPDNYFARQSPGCDHALGLIAFRFPNQYNVYLHDTPEKQLFNKKIRALSQGCIRVQDAEKLATLLLKYDNSENELYSMNTAIANYKPKQFYLKDPVPLNINYLTCEMQDGLLMVYDDIYNQDDALEMALYNLTKKPVTKKPIVIKRPDINQ; via the coding sequence ATGAAAACACCTGTTTCTCCAATTCAAAAGATCATCTGGTTCCAAAAATCTTGCTATGTTATTCTCGGCTTAGTCACACTTTCATTTTTCTCCTTCGTATCCTCCACCCGAAACCTCAACCTTCAACATACCCCCGTAAAGACGCAGGATACCGGCCAAAACATCCAAATTAAAGATTATATAAGCAAGAAAGCGCTGGGTATATTGCACTACCCCATGTCCGTAAAAAGATTTTATGCGCAGCGGACATATCAATCTATCTGGATCGGGCGTGATAAAGAGATCAAAAAAACATGGGAAGCAATGTTAATGCTGGATTGTGTGCTTCAATTTGGTTTGAGCCATGATGACTACCATCCAAAAGTGCTTATTTATGACAAGCTTCATCAAATTATTGACCAGCCTGATCGAATCAGCGAGGGCAAAAAAATAGAATTTGAAGTCTTGCTTACCGATGCGGTAATTACGCTAATGAACCATCTGCATTATGGAAAGCTAAATGCGCTATATACAAACACAGTAGTAGATGCAGGAAATATACAAAGTTTTAAGGCCGAAAATACCCTAGCTCATGCGCTGGAGGATAAAGATTTCATCGCTACAGTGTTGGGTGTACAGCCAACTTCTACACAATATATTTTGTTACAGCGCTACATGACCCTTATAAAAGGACAATACCTGGACGATTGCTATGAAGTACCGGAGGCAGAAGTAAGAAAGATAGCAATTAATATGGAGCGGCTCCGCTGGGCAAATATTTCTGGTAAAAATTATATCCAAATCAATATACCTGCATATACCTTAACCTATCATCATGGAGACTCCTCGTACGTATTTAAAACAGTAGTTGGAAGACCTGGGAACCCTACACCTACCATACAAAGTGTAATTACCTATTTTAAAACTGCCCCAGATTGGAGCGTTCCAAAGAGAATATTCATCAAAGAGCTGTTGCCAAAGGCAATAAAAGACAAAAGCTACCTTGAAAACAATCACTTCAGCATTTACAATCTAAACGGAAATTATGTATCCCCCAACCTTGCTCAATTGATTAAAATTAAAAACGATCCTGACAACTATTTTGCAAGGCAATCTCCTGGTTGTGATCATGCATTGGGTTTAATTGCATTCCGGTTTCCAAATCAGTACAATGTATACTTACACGACACCCCTGAAAAACAACTTTTTAATAAAAAGATACGTGCATTGAGCCAGGGCTGTATTCGTGTGCAAGATGCTGAAAAGCTAGCCACTCTACTATTAAAGTATGACAATTCAGAAAATGAGCTTTATTCAATGAATACTGCAATAGCAAATTATAAGCCTAAACAGTTCTACTTAAAAGATCCCGTACCATTAAATATAAACTATCTGACTTGTGAAATGCAGGATGGACTCCTCATGGTTTATGATGACATCTATAACCAAGACGATGCATTGGAAATGGCACTCTACAATTTAACAAAAAAACCTGTTACAAAAAAGCCTATCGTAATCAAAAGGCCTGATATAAATCAATAG
- a CDS encoding sensor histidine kinase KdpD has product MKNAITSEPKPSPKDHNLALELMNKQLVKNQKEMNYLLQNERNINEMKSRFVSIASHEFRSPLSSIQLSAALIENYHERMDADKIRYHLRKIRISVKELMEVLDDFLSVERIERGGIQPVFTIFDLESFFKDIISEMNIHKERNQQICYEHEGKDIFCYQDLNLIKHCVTNLISNAIKYSKDDGIINIQTELDEKFCRICVRDNGIGIPLKDQLQLFTPFYRATNTGSIPGTGLGLSIVEKYTRLMNGTIKLESNPGMGTKVTLLFPLNDKP; this is encoded by the coding sequence ATGAAAAATGCAATCACTTCAGAACCCAAGCCCTCCCCTAAAGATCACAATCTCGCCTTGGAACTAATGAATAAGCAATTAGTTAAAAATCAAAAGGAAATGAACTACTTACTTCAAAATGAGCGAAACATTAATGAAATGAAAAGTCGGTTTGTTTCCATTGCTTCACATGAATTCAGGTCCCCTTTAAGCAGCATTCAACTTTCCGCTGCGCTCATTGAGAATTATCATGAGCGTATGGATGCCGATAAAATTAGGTACCATTTAAGAAAAATAAGGATTTCTGTTAAAGAGTTAATGGAAGTCCTAGACGATTTTTTGTCTGTTGAAAGAATTGAGCGAGGTGGCATACAGCCCGTATTTACGATATTCGACTTAGAATCTTTTTTTAAAGATATCATTTCTGAAATGAACATACACAAAGAAAGAAATCAGCAAATCTGCTACGAGCACGAAGGAAAAGATATATTTTGTTATCAGGACCTAAACCTCATAAAACATTGTGTCACGAATTTGATCTCTAATGCGATTAAATATTCAAAGGATGATGGAATTATCAATATTCAAACAGAATTAGACGAAAAGTTTTGCCGGATTTGCGTGAGAGATAATGGCATTGGAATTCCATTGAAAGACCAGCTACAGCTATTCACGCCCTTTTACAGAGCAACAAATACCGGAAGCATTCCTGGAACTGGCCTTGGATTAAGTATTGTTGAAAAATATACCAGGCTAATGAACGGAACGATAAAACTGGAGAGCAACCCTGGAATGGGAACTAAAGTCACACTGCTTTTCCCACTGAATGACAAACCTTGA
- a CDS encoding isoleucyl-tRNA synthetase: MIKVLKLQKAVIAFVLGVLGLIAYKILSAAKNEASIYVLEAAGLCFVIGGLMFMYPILFAKKDKEGLVNLDPEAVVEEEAKD, encoded by the coding sequence ATGATTAAAGTCCTCAAACTTCAAAAAGCCGTGATTGCCTTTGTTTTAGGGGTACTGGGCTTAATTGCTTACAAGATTTTAAGTGCGGCTAAAAATGAAGCCAGTATCTATGTTTTGGAAGCTGCGGGACTTTGTTTTGTAATAGGCGGGCTGATGTTTATGTATCCTATTCTGTTTGCTAAAAAGGACAAAGAGGGCCTGGTAAACCTGGACCCCGAAGCTGTAGTAGAAGAAGAGGCTAAGGATTAG
- a CDS encoding TonB-dependent receptor, translated as MKYLILFLLCCSVFCVKNAQAQVIQNDTITVADKFITARLDAVLDDLSKTYKINIVFNREQLRNYDVTYHYFNYKVKEIIEQICKSKGLFYAKQPNGTYYVVLKPSDVDKLKKQQKLGEMKAELTTGQVITTTVRGEPVVEKAGLPHRYNFALAGKVTDNQTGESLPSASVKIRGTKLGAITNTDGYFTLQNVPADTCILEVSYAGFRTSLERLTTEKSEQTLLISLLPREGTLNEVVINGKKEGVLNTDTRRVSVIQMTPAKLAELPNIGERDILRSFQLMPGISGSNESSSGAYVRGGTPDQNLVLFDGFTVYQVDHLYGFYSAFNVNAVKDVQMYKGGFSSKFGGRLSSVTDISGKEGNKREATFGGDLSLLSVNLWGETPIGDKSSVLFSLRRSYQGPLYNKIFNKVTNTTTSTTSSGPGGMGGGGFGGGGGRGGMANNQTQVSSWFYDLNGKYTFTPDDKNIFSLTYYSGKDKVDNSRDLGIPSILSSTVNSTTITDLTDYGNVGTSAKWARRLGSKVYANTTLSYSHYFSERNRGTSSSITDSTGTTAETNAGNYEYNNLTDYSAKTDWEWNFNNKGKILFGGFASSQKVDYTYTQNDTTLLVNQHNKAITAGGYLEVEQNFGPLRVQPGIRATHYDLTGKNYIEPRFSASYALTDKLILKGATGRFYQFANKVSREDILSGTRDFWVLANGGSIPVGSALHYIAGASYETDKYLFSVEGYYKTLKGLTEYSLRQLRSEGMGPNAAVTLEENFYNGIGYSRGLEFMAQKKAGNYTGWIGYTLAEAYNKFDVYGNDYYAANQDVRHEFKSINMYHMDRWTFSATFIYATGRPYTAPVGSYTVDRAGAGTRTYLVISGKNTERLKSYQRLDAAVTYDLIRTNSKKVGTIGFSLFNIYNRSNTWYREYQLVGNQVISTDVNYLGFTPNITLSLKW; from the coding sequence ATGAAATATTTGATACTTTTTCTGTTGTGCTGCAGTGTTTTTTGCGTTAAAAACGCACAGGCACAGGTGATACAAAACGACACCATAACGGTGGCGGATAAATTTATAACCGCAAGGCTGGACGCCGTACTGGACGACCTTTCTAAAACCTACAAAATCAACATTGTTTTTAACCGCGAACAGCTGCGGAACTACGATGTAACCTACCATTATTTTAATTACAAAGTAAAGGAAATCATTGAGCAGATTTGTAAGTCTAAAGGCTTATTTTATGCCAAGCAACCCAATGGGACCTATTACGTGGTATTAAAACCCAGTGATGTAGACAAGCTGAAAAAGCAACAGAAACTGGGCGAGATGAAAGCAGAATTGACTACTGGCCAGGTAATCACTACCACAGTTCGTGGGGAGCCTGTGGTGGAAAAGGCAGGATTACCGCACCGGTATAATTTTGCCCTGGCCGGTAAAGTTACCGATAACCAAACGGGGGAATCTTTGCCTTCTGCTTCGGTTAAAATACGTGGCACCAAACTAGGCGCCATTACCAATACAGATGGGTATTTTACCCTGCAAAATGTGCCGGCAGATACTTGTATCCTGGAGGTATCTTACGCAGGTTTTAGAACCTCACTGGAAAGGTTGACAACGGAGAAGTCTGAGCAAACATTACTGATTAGCCTCTTACCGAGGGAAGGCACACTGAATGAAGTGGTCATTAACGGCAAAAAGGAAGGTGTGCTGAATACCGATACCCGCAGGGTAAGTGTAATCCAGATGACGCCGGCTAAACTGGCCGAACTGCCAAACATTGGTGAGCGAGACATTTTAAGGTCTTTTCAATTGATGCCGGGGATCAGTGGCAGCAATGAATCTTCTTCTGGTGCCTATGTGCGCGGGGGTACGCCCGATCAGAACCTGGTGCTGTTTGATGGTTTTACGGTATATCAGGTAGATCACTTGTATGGTTTTTACAGCGCTTTTAACGTAAATGCGGTAAAGGATGTACAAATGTATAAGGGCGGTTTCTCTTCCAAATTTGGTGGACGATTATCGAGCGTTACCGACATCAGTGGTAAAGAAGGCAACAAAAGGGAAGCTACTTTTGGTGGCGACCTGAGTTTGCTGAGTGTAAACCTCTGGGGCGAAACACCAATTGGCGACAAATCGTCAGTATTGTTTAGTCTGCGGCGATCGTACCAGGGGCCGTTGTACAACAAAATTTTTAACAAGGTAACCAATACCACAACCAGCACTACAAGCAGTGGTCCGGGCGGAATGGGCGGCGGTGGTTTTGGTGGGGGCGGTGGCCGTGGTGGAATGGCCAACAACCAAACACAGGTATCTTCCTGGTTTTATGACCTGAACGGAAAATATACCTTTACACCTGACGATAAGAACATCTTTTCACTGACCTATTATAGCGGGAAGGATAAGGTAGACAATAGCAGGGACCTTGGGATACCCTCTATTTTGTCCAGTACGGTAAATAGTACTACCATTACAGATTTAACAGATTATGGCAATGTGGGCACCAGTGCAAAATGGGCCAGAAGATTGGGGAGCAAAGTGTACGCCAATACTACCCTCAGCTATTCTCATTATTTTAGTGAACGCAACAGGGGTACCAGCAGTTCCATCACAGACAGTACGGGAACGACTGCAGAAACCAATGCTGGAAATTATGAATACAACAATTTAACAGATTACAGCGCTAAAACGGACTGGGAATGGAACTTTAACAACAAAGGCAAAATACTTTTTGGTGGTTTTGCTTCTTCTCAAAAAGTAGATTATACTTATACCCAAAATGATACTACCTTGTTGGTAAACCAGCACAACAAAGCCATTACTGCCGGGGGCTACCTGGAGGTGGAACAAAACTTTGGGCCGCTGAGGGTACAGCCAGGCATTCGTGCTACGCATTATGATTTAACGGGTAAGAATTACATTGAACCCCGTTTTTCTGCCAGTTACGCCCTTACAGATAAATTGATTTTGAAAGGTGCTACCGGTCGTTTCTACCAGTTTGCCAACAAAGTGAGCCGTGAAGATATCCTTTCTGGTACGCGCGATTTCTGGGTACTGGCCAATGGCGGCAGCATCCCGGTTGGCTCTGCGTTGCACTACATTGCAGGGGCAAGTTATGAAACCGACAAGTACCTGTTTAGCGTGGAGGGCTATTACAAAACGCTGAAAGGTTTAACGGAATATTCATTGAGGCAGCTACGATCGGAGGGGATGGGGCCAAACGCGGCGGTAACGCTGGAAGAAAACTTTTACAATGGTATCGGTTATTCACGGGGGCTGGAGTTTATGGCCCAGAAAAAGGCTGGAAATTACACCGGATGGATTGGTTACACCCTGGCAGAGGCTTATAATAAATTTGATGTCTATGGTAATGACTACTATGCGGCCAATCAGGATGTAAGGCACGAGTTTAAATCGATTAACATGTACCATATGGACCGTTGGACTTTCTCTGCGACCTTTATTTATGCTACGGGAAGGCCATATACTGCACCCGTAGGTAGTTATACGGTAGATAGGGCAGGAGCGGGGACCCGTACGTATCTGGTGATTAGCGGAAAGAATACAGAACGACTAAAATCTTACCAGCGTCTGGATGCTGCGGTAACTTATGACCTGATCCGTACCAATTCTAAAAAGGTGGGCACCATCGGCTTTTCTCTCTTCAACATCTACAACCGCTCTAACACCTGGTACAGGGAATACCAGCTGGTGGGCAATCAGGTGATCTCTACTGACGTAAATTATTTAGGTTTTACTCCAAACATAACCCTTAGCTTAAAATGGTAA
- a CDS encoding DUF4249 family protein: protein MVISYKNTGFLGLALLMLTAMACKKESNTDYSVLPVVQGYITPAHNIEVKVSAQKALLDTNAYGVAITGLQLKVSDGTTSKSLTEDKSGHYVLNDLKFVKAGLTYTLEFSYNGLPVSASTTVPPKPSGIAVSDYTQVIPVMTFGTTPTEFVPVTLTWSNAAANNHIIAFEYTESIKQVMDSRFNRDTATNVEVNVAKLATYDLNRMTFRYYGNYRVILKRVNVEYVNMLNHSSTGSTSANLTNVPTNVINGLGIFTAFQADTLSNYLLVKSEL from the coding sequence ATGGTAATATCATATAAAAACACAGGATTTTTGGGCCTTGCCCTGCTGATGCTGACCGCTATGGCCTGCAAAAAAGAAAGCAATACAGATTACAGCGTACTGCCGGTGGTACAGGGATACATTACCCCAGCCCACAATATAGAGGTAAAGGTTTCGGCACAAAAGGCACTGCTGGATACCAATGCTTATGGAGTGGCAATTACAGGGCTGCAACTTAAAGTGTCTGATGGCACAACAAGCAAAAGTCTTACAGAAGATAAATCGGGTCATTATGTATTAAACGATCTGAAATTTGTAAAAGCAGGATTAACCTATACCCTCGAATTTAGTTACAATGGTTTGCCTGTAAGCGCCAGTACTACTGTGCCGCCCAAACCTTCGGGCATAGCGGTATCTGACTATACTCAGGTGATTCCGGTAATGACATTTGGTACCACCCCAACGGAATTTGTGCCGGTCACTTTAACCTGGTCTAATGCGGCGGCAAATAACCACATCATTGCTTTTGAATATACAGAAAGCATTAAGCAGGTGATGGACAGTCGTTTTAACAGGGATACGGCGACTAACGTTGAAGTTAATGTGGCTAAACTGGCTACTTACGATCTGAACAGGATGACTTTTAGGTACTATGGCAATTACAGGGTAATTTTGAAACGGGTGAATGTAGAATATGTAAACATGCTAAACCACAGCAGTACGGGCAGCACTTCGGCAAATTTGACAAACGTACCCACAAATGTTATCAATGGATTAGGTATTTTTACAGCCTTTCAGGCAGATACCTTGTCCAATTACCTGCTGGTTAAATCTGAATTGTAA
- a CDS encoding sensor histidine kinase codes for MERLAKWGSNKYMIYAMHVLFWLLLVSPFLIGTYNTPFFDHMKYRLLLSNSFLIVLFYWNAFYLYPQLYKKRGWGVYLPAVLLSVTVLFSASYYLENKFFPRPEMMAGNFHPPAKTDMGPRKGPGPGFPVITFVFIVGISFSYRLLMEQNQEEKRRKEQETETLKTELNFLRSQISPHFMFNVLNTLVSLARKKSDLMEPSLIQLSTLMRYVLSESNYSRISLRKEAEYLQNYIDLQTLRFGDDIDLQLHIATVPEDYEIEPMLLIPFVENAFKHGIGTLEYPRIRVSLQLERHQLLFSVQNSVAPSGDHKDLSSGIGLKNVRRRLELLYSDRHRLSTEIKDGVFTAELLIVLR; via the coding sequence ATGGAGCGGTTAGCAAAATGGGGTTCTAATAAATACATGATTTATGCGATGCATGTATTGTTTTGGCTATTGTTGGTATCGCCATTTCTGATCGGCACTTACAATACCCCATTTTTTGACCATATGAAATACAGGTTGCTGCTGAGCAATAGCTTCCTGATTGTACTTTTTTACTGGAACGCCTTTTACCTGTATCCGCAACTTTACAAAAAAAGGGGATGGGGTGTTTATCTGCCGGCAGTTTTGCTCAGCGTTACGGTACTTTTTTCAGCATCGTACTATCTGGAAAACAAGTTTTTTCCAAGGCCGGAGATGATGGCCGGAAATTTTCATCCCCCTGCTAAAACCGATATGGGACCGCGAAAGGGGCCTGGACCGGGTTTCCCTGTCATTACCTTTGTGTTCATTGTGGGCATTAGCTTTAGTTACCGCCTGTTGATGGAGCAGAACCAGGAAGAAAAACGGCGTAAAGAACAGGAAACAGAGACATTGAAAACAGAACTGAACTTTTTGCGCTCACAGATCAGTCCGCATTTTATGTTCAATGTACTGAATACATTGGTTTCTCTTGCCAGAAAAAAATCTGACCTGATGGAGCCCTCGCTCATCCAGCTTTCTACCCTGATGCGCTATGTGCTGAGCGAAAGTAATTATAGCCGGATTTCATTGCGTAAGGAAGCGGAATACCTGCAGAACTATATTGATTTGCAAACGCTGCGCTTTGGTGACGATATTGACTTGCAGCTGCACATTGCTACTGTACCGGAAGATTATGAAATTGAGCCGATGCTGCTGATTCCTTTTGTAGAGAATGCTTTTAAACATGGCATTGGTACACTGGAGTATCCACGTATTCGGGTAAGTTTGCAGCTGGAACGTCATCAGCTATTGTTTAGCGTGCAGAACTCTGTGGCGCCTTCTGGTGACCATAAAGACCTGAGCTCGGGCATTGGTTTAAAAAATGTGCGCAGGCGGCTGGAACTTTTATATAGCGACCGGCACCGGCTGAGTACTGAAATTAAGGATGGCGTTTTTACAGCAGAATTGTTAATTGTATTGCGATAA
- a CDS encoding LytTR family DNA-binding domain-containing protein: MKCLIIDDERPARELMEDNISMVPFLELAGSCKNADEAMKIMESQLIDLIFLDIQMPGLSGLQLLQSGLIEAPMVILVTAYEHYALEGFNLNVLDYLVKPVPFERFLKAVTKARELYLLKNKLVVADAPAPEQNYLWVNSDYSLVRINIDHITHIEGLKDYIKIYQINSDKPVIPRLTLHYMEEKLPADKFMRVHRSFIVALDKIQLVKKNRLYVPNAEVPFTDSYREQLMNYIGGN, from the coding sequence ATGAAGTGCTTAATCATAGATGACGAACGCCCTGCAAGGGAGCTCATGGAAGACAACATTAGCATGGTTCCTTTTCTGGAATTGGCAGGCAGCTGTAAAAATGCAGATGAAGCCATGAAGATTATGGAAAGCCAGCTGATAGATTTGATTTTTCTGGACATCCAAATGCCGGGCTTATCTGGCTTGCAGCTGTTGCAAAGCGGCTTGATTGAAGCGCCGATGGTAATTTTGGTAACTGCTTATGAGCATTATGCACTGGAGGGCTTTAACCTGAATGTATTGGATTACCTGGTAAAGCCTGTGCCTTTTGAACGTTTTTTAAAAGCAGTAACCAAGGCAAGGGAATTGTATTTGCTGAAGAACAAGCTAGTGGTGGCTGACGCACCGGCACCGGAGCAAAATTACCTTTGGGTAAATTCTGATTATTCGCTGGTGCGCATCAATATAGACCACATTACGCATATTGAAGGCTTAAAGGACTACATTAAAATATACCAGATCAATAGTGATAAACCAGTGATACCACGGTTGACCTTACACTATATGGAAGAGAAGTTGCCGGCAGATAAATTTATGCGGGTGCACCGCTCTTTTATCGTTGCGCTGGATAAGATCCAGCTGGTAAAAAAGAACCGTCTGTATGTTCCCAATGCGGAGGTTCCCTTTACAGATAGCTACCGTGAGCAACTGATGAATTATATAGGAGGAAACTAG